A single genomic interval of Spinacia oleracea cultivar Varoflay chromosome 6, BTI_SOV_V1, whole genome shotgun sequence harbors:
- the LOC110794421 gene encoding importin subunit alpha codes for MSLRPNARTEVRRSRYKVAVDAEEGRRRREDNMVEIRKNRREENLQKKRREGFQSATSQQLPSAAPFDKKIESLPQMVAGVCSDDGNAQLEATTHFRKLLSIERNPPIEEVVQSGVVPRLVEFLGRDDYPQLQFEAAWALTNIASGTSDNTKVVIDHGAVPVFVKLLGSPSDDVREQAVWALGNIAGDSPKCRDLVLAHGALMPLMAQFNENAKLSMLRNATWTLSNFCRGKPQPSFDQTKPALPTLERLIHSNDDEILTDACWALSYLSDGTNDKIQAVIEAGVCPRLVELLLHASPSVLIPALRTVGNIVTGDDMQTQCIIDHRALPCLLNLLNQTYKKSIKKEACWTISNITAGTKEQIQFVVDAGIISPLVNLLQNAEFDIKKEAAWAISNATSGGSPDQIKYLVSQGCIKPLCDLLVCPDPRIVTVCLEGLENILKIGEAEKNQGTTEGVNIYAQMIEDAEGLDKIENLQSHDNNEIYEKSVKILETYWIDDDDEALPSAEGAQNGFEFGGNDLTVPQGGFKFG; via the exons ATGTCTTTGAGGCCGAATGCGAGGACTGAGGTCCGCCGTAGCAGGTACAAGGTAGCGGTTGATGCGGAGGAGGGAAGGCGGCGTAGGGAGGATAATATGGTTGAGATTCGTAAGAATCGTCGGGAAGAGAATTTGCAGAAGAAGCGTCGTGAAGGTTTTCAATCTGCTACTTCTCAGCAATTGCCTTCTGCTGCTCCTTTTGACAAGAAG ATTGAAAGTCTGCCACAAATGGTTGCTGGTGTTTGTTCAGATGATGGAAATGCTCAACTTGAAGCTACTACTCATTTCCGCAAGCTGCTTTCAATAG AGCGTAACCCTCCCATTGAAGAGGTTGTTCAATCAGGAGTTGTTCCTCGTCTTGTTGAGTTTTTGGGCAGAGATGATTACCCACAGCTTCAG TTTGAGGCTGCTTGGGCCCTTACAAATATTGCGTCTGGCACATCAGATAACACCAAAGTTGTCATTGATCACGGTGCTGTTCCAGTTTTTGTGAAGCTTCTCGGTTCACCAAGTGATGATGTTCGTGAACAG GCTGTTTGGGCTTTGGGGAATATTGCTGGTGATTCACCAAAATGTCGGGATTTGGTCCTTGCCCATGGTGCCCTTATGCCACTGATGGCTCAATTCAACGAGAATGCCAAATTATCTATGTTGCGAAATGCTACATGGACCTTGTCAAACTTCTGCAGAGGCAAGCCTCAACCATCATTTGACCAG ACAAAGCCTGCTCTTCCCACTCTTGAGAGGCTTATTCATTCAAATGACGATGAAATCCTTACGGATGCTTGTTGGGCATTGTCATATCTATCTGATGGTACCAATGACAAGATCCAAGCTGTTATCGAAGCTGGTGTCTGCCCCAGACTTGTGGAGCTTTTACT TCATGCTTCACCATCTGTGCTCATTCCTGCACTTCGTACTGTTGGAAATATTGTTACCGGTGATGACATGCAGACTCAG TGCATTATTGATCATCGGGCTCTTCCATGTCTTCTCAACTTGCTGAACCAAACTTACAAGAAGAGTATAAAGAAAGAAGCTTGTTGGACCATTTCCAACATCACTGCTGGAACTAAGGAGCAAATACAG TTTGTTGTCGATGCTGGTATTATTTCTCCTCTTGTCAATCTTCTCCAAAATGCTGAGTTTGATATCAAGAAGGAGGCTGCTTGGGCTATTTCAAATGCTACTTCTGGAGGATCCCCTGATCAAATAAA ATATTTGGTGAGCCAGGGATGCATCAAGCCACTGTGTGATCTATTAGTTTGCCCTGATCCTAGGATTGTCACTGTTTGCTTGGAAGGTCTTGAGAACATATTGAAGATTGGGGAAGCTGAGAAGAATCAGGGTACAACCGAAGGTGTGAATATTTATGCTCAGATGATAGAGGATGCTGAAGGTCTAGATAAGATAGAAAACCTGCAGAGTCATGACAACAATGAGATTTATGAGAAGTCAGTCAAGATTCTTGAGACCTATtggattgatgatgatgatgaagcacTGCCTTCTGCTGAGGGGGCTCAAAATGGGTTCGAGTTTGGTGGAAATGACCTAACTGTTCCACAGGGAGGATTCAAGTTTGGTTAA